The following proteins come from a genomic window of Solwaraspora sp. WMMA2065:
- a CDS encoding ABC transporter permease subunit, with the protein MTGRAPMISRVRRTGRVPRLVTGVVLLAVPLLLALAGPALVDLALVGNGADRTRPFDQAGLLGTDFVGRDVTGQLLLGGRSVVAVAAAATALAYLIGVPVGLFAALTRRRWLDEVLMRPLDLLLAVPSLLLLILLAATAPQGPVTLVVIVAVIALPEIARITRAAALPLAHGPAMEAMRLYRETWWRRAVGYVARGIRRVLLADAGIRFIGAVYLVATASFLGIGVAPDAADWAVMVDRNRAGIFLQPWAVVVPAALLVALAVGVNLVTDQLLATRPEVTK; encoded by the coding sequence ATGACCGGCCGGGCTCCGATGATCAGCCGGGTTCGGCGGACCGGCCGGGTTCCGCGCCTGGTCACCGGGGTCGTCCTGCTCGCCGTACCGCTGCTGCTCGCTCTCGCCGGTCCGGCCCTGGTCGATCTGGCCCTGGTCGGCAACGGCGCGGACCGGACCCGGCCGTTCGACCAGGCAGGGCTGCTCGGCACCGACTTCGTCGGCCGGGACGTCACCGGGCAGCTCCTGCTCGGCGGCCGGTCCGTCGTCGCGGTCGCCGCCGCCGCGACCGCCCTGGCCTACCTGATCGGCGTACCCGTCGGTCTGTTCGCCGCGCTCACCCGCCGGCGCTGGCTCGACGAGGTGCTGATGCGCCCGCTGGACCTGCTCCTCGCCGTCCCGTCGCTGCTGCTGCTCATCCTGCTCGCCGCCACCGCACCCCAGGGGCCGGTGACGCTGGTGGTAATCGTCGCCGTCATCGCCCTGCCGGAGATCGCCCGGATCACCCGCGCCGCGGCCCTGCCGCTGGCCCACGGACCCGCGATGGAAGCGATGCGGCTCTACCGGGAGACGTGGTGGCGGCGGGCGGTCGGGTACGTCGCCCGGGGTATCCGCCGGGTCCTGCTGGCCGACGCCGGGATCCGGTTCATCGGCGCCGTCTACCTCGTCGCCACCGCCAGTTTCCTGGGCATCGGCGTCGCCCCGGACGCCGCCGACTGGGCCGTCATGGTCGACCGCAACCGCGCCGGGATCTTCCTGCAGCCGTGGGCGGTGGTGGTGCCCGCCGCGCTGCTCGTCGCGCTCGCCGTCGGGGTCAACCTGGTCACCGATCAGCTGCTGGCCACCCGGCCGGAGGTCACGAAGTGA
- a CDS encoding ATP-binding cassette domain-containing protein produces MIRVDGLCADAGGQRLLRDVSFTVAAGDILAVVGPSGSGKTTLGRALLGEAGPGVRLTGDVEIHGRPVSPETPPAGGTVGYIPQQPAAALTPVRRIGPVLREIARRHTPTPSRRTRSAATRQAVRAVLARVGLPDDRDLLRRYPHQLSGGQQQRLVIAHALLAGARVLVADEPTTGQDSLNRRDVAAELRRLAGSGVAVVLLTHDLHLVRAVADGVLMLDRGAVVASGPPDAVLPDTPARPARTPAADPPGGAGQLLRVAGLTAAHHGSTVLHDIDMVIGPGQRLALVGRSGSGKTTVARCLAGLHSPSGGSIELDGRRLAGSIDRRQRGDLTTVQYVFQDPRASFQPSAALLDQVARPAVRLHRQPTVEALRTAHDLLRQVGIDDALAARRPDRLSGGELQRAALARALVARPRLLVCDEITSGLDRVNQDRILDLLDEVCRTHRLALLVITHDPDVVDRLADHVTVLDHGRVVEHGPAATVLRAGRQPLTRALLDPDLPRPRDPDLPRHLSRPATTSSTGEMSTT; encoded by the coding sequence GTGATCCGGGTCGACGGGCTGTGCGCCGACGCCGGTGGACAGCGGCTGCTGCGCGACGTGTCGTTCACCGTGGCGGCCGGCGACATCCTCGCCGTCGTCGGCCCGTCCGGCAGCGGCAAGACCACGCTCGGGCGGGCGCTGCTCGGCGAAGCCGGACCCGGCGTCCGGCTTACCGGCGACGTCGAGATCCATGGTCGCCCGGTCAGCCCAGAGACACCGCCGGCCGGCGGCACCGTCGGCTACATTCCGCAGCAGCCGGCGGCGGCGCTGACCCCGGTACGCCGGATCGGCCCGGTGCTGCGCGAGATCGCCCGCCGGCACACCCCGACGCCGTCGCGTCGGACACGGAGCGCCGCCACCCGGCAGGCGGTCCGGGCGGTACTGGCCCGGGTCGGCCTGCCGGACGACCGCGACCTGCTGCGGCGCTACCCGCACCAACTCTCCGGCGGCCAGCAGCAGCGGCTCGTCATCGCGCACGCCCTGCTGGCCGGTGCCCGCGTCCTGGTCGCCGACGAACCGACCACCGGGCAGGACAGCCTCAACCGCCGCGACGTCGCCGCCGAACTACGCCGTCTCGCCGGCTCCGGCGTCGCGGTCGTCCTGCTCACCCACGACCTGCACCTGGTACGGGCGGTCGCCGATGGCGTCCTCATGCTCGACCGGGGCGCCGTCGTCGCCTCCGGTCCACCGGACGCGGTCCTTCCTGACACCCCAGCTCGGCCAGCGCGGACCCCCGCCGCTGACCCGCCGGGCGGTGCCGGTCAGCTGCTGCGGGTCGCCGGGCTCACCGCAGCGCACCACGGCAGCACCGTCCTGCACGACATCGACATGGTCATCGGCCCCGGACAGCGCCTCGCCCTGGTCGGCCGCTCCGGCAGCGGCAAGACCACCGTCGCCCGCTGCCTGGCCGGCCTGCACTCACCGAGCGGCGGCAGTATCGAACTCGACGGCCGCCGGCTCGCCGGCTCGATCGACCGCCGGCAGCGGGGCGACCTCACCACCGTGCAGTACGTCTTCCAGGATCCGCGGGCCAGTTTCCAGCCGTCCGCCGCCCTGCTCGACCAGGTCGCCCGCCCCGCCGTACGGCTGCACCGCCAACCGACCGTCGAGGCGCTGCGGACCGCCCACGACCTGCTGCGTCAGGTCGGGATCGACGATGCTCTCGCCGCCCGCCGCCCCGACCGGCTCTCCGGCGGTGAGCTGCAACGCGCCGCTCTGGCCCGCGCCCTGGTGGCCCGACCCCGGCTGCTGGTCTGCGACGAGATCACGTCCGGTCTCGACCGCGTCAACCAGGACCGGATCCTCGACCTGCTCGACGAAGTGTGCCGCACCCACCGGCTCGCGCTGCTGGTCATCACGCACGACCCGGACGTGGTCGACCGGCTCGCCGACCACGTCACCGTGCTCGACCACGGCCGGGTCGTGGAACACGGTCCCGCCGCCACCGTGCTGCGCGCCGGCCGGCAGCCGCTGACCCGCGCCCTGCTCGACCCTGACCTGCCGCGACCGCGCGACCCCGACCTGCCGCGACATCTGTCGCGACCCGCAACCACGTCCAGCACCGGAGAGATGAGCACCACGTGA
- a CDS encoding GNAT family N-acetyltransferase translates to MNDQNIGPYDIRTATPQHLDGARSVMLDTFYQVFGYGYQPRWHADVIDLAGTYLRPERHALFVAVKGDEVVATTAVRAAAPNSPPHPRWLVDRYPAASTAQLFRVYVRPEHRRNGLARALVRRAVAFAAGHPGYRAVYLHTDTGVPGAEAFWRSVAEVVHDPRDGSPHASRVVHFEIPISVNTRRVPVAAGSAGRSRWSRSPC, encoded by the coding sequence GTGAACGACCAGAACATCGGTCCGTACGACATCCGTACCGCCACGCCGCAGCACCTCGACGGTGCCCGCAGCGTCATGCTCGACACCTTCTACCAGGTGTTCGGCTACGGCTATCAGCCGCGGTGGCACGCCGACGTCATCGACCTCGCCGGCACCTACCTACGGCCTGAGCGGCATGCGCTATTCGTCGCGGTCAAGGGCGACGAGGTGGTCGCCACCACCGCCGTCCGCGCCGCCGCGCCGAACAGCCCGCCGCATCCCCGCTGGCTGGTCGACCGCTACCCGGCGGCGAGCACCGCCCAGCTGTTCCGGGTCTACGTACGCCCGGAACACCGCCGCAACGGGCTGGCCCGCGCACTGGTCCGACGGGCCGTCGCGTTCGCCGCCGGGCACCCCGGCTACCGGGCGGTCTACCTGCACACCGACACCGGGGTCCCCGGGGCGGAGGCGTTCTGGCGGAGCGTGGCCGAGGTGGTGCACGACCCCCGCGACGGCAGCCCGCACGCCTCCCGGGTGGTGCACTTCGAGATACCGATATCCGTCAATACCCGGCGCGTCCCGGTGGCAGCGGGTTCGGCAGGTCGGAGCCGATGGTCGCGGTCACCGTGCTAG
- a CDS encoding DeoR/GlpR family DNA-binding transcription regulator, with translation MPTGPTHRRPHHTPRRTRLSSRSPPRTDRAVDQRLSLQEKEKIAALAAALVEDSSTIMISSGTTTLAVARNLGRHRDLTVATTNLLVPGALPPTAIGDIGVGAVDAEAGRTTSNLTEAAMTQEMISRAGRVAILADSSKFGRRLFAQVSELSSADYLITDTLPPAELREALAASDVKVVTPPAPPRQRGARNAVC, from the coding sequence TTGCCGACTGGTCCGACGCACCGTCGTCCACACCACACGCCGCGACGAACGCGACTGTCGTCGCGGTCACCGCCCCGCACCGACCGCGCCGTCGACCAGCGGCTCAGCCTGCAGGAGAAGGAGAAGATCGCGGCACTGGCCGCGGCGTTGGTTGAGGACAGCTCGACCATCATGATCAGCAGCGGGACGACGACCCTGGCGGTCGCCCGCAACCTGGGCCGGCACCGCGACCTCACCGTGGCGACGACCAATCTGCTGGTGCCCGGGGCGCTGCCACCCACCGCCATCGGCGACATCGGCGTCGGTGCGGTCGATGCGGAGGCCGGTCGCACGACCAGCAACCTCACCGAAGCCGCGATGACGCAGGAGATGATCTCGCGCGCCGGCCGGGTGGCCATCCTCGCCGACTCCTCGAAGTTCGGCCGCCGACTCTTCGCCCAGGTCTCCGAGCTAAGCAGCGCGGACTACCTGATCACCGACACCCTGCCGCCCGCCGAATTACGGGAGGCGCTGGCCGCGAGCGATGTGAAGGTCGTCACCCCGCCGGCCCCACCACGACAGAGAGGGGCCCGCAACGCGGTCTGCTAG
- a CDS encoding SAM-dependent methyltransferase yields MTEDWELPSGSKLDTAVPHSARIWNYWLGGKDHFAVDRAAGDEVIAHIPDIPIGAKSERAFLQRVVRFLVGDAGIRQFLDVGTGLPTADNTHEVAQSLDPRCRVVYIDNDPLVMAHARALLASTPEGSCDYVEADLRQPDAILASARRTLDFSQPIGLMLLGVVNHIMDDDVAYGSVAQLVQAMPAGSYLVLTHSTAEIHGEPMLRVMRETTERGGTPIRARTKIELERFFGGLDLLEPGVVTCSRWRPDPESDEPEVYLFGGVGRIG; encoded by the coding sequence ATGACCGAGGATTGGGAGCTCCCTTCAGGCTCCAAGCTAGACACCGCTGTTCCGCACTCGGCGCGGATATGGAACTACTGGCTCGGCGGCAAGGATCACTTCGCGGTAGACCGGGCCGCCGGCGATGAGGTCATCGCCCACATCCCGGACATCCCCATCGGAGCCAAGTCCGAGCGCGCGTTCCTCCAGCGGGTGGTCAGGTTCCTCGTCGGGGACGCCGGCATCCGCCAGTTCCTCGACGTCGGCACCGGGCTGCCCACAGCGGACAACACCCACGAGGTCGCGCAGTCCCTGGACCCGCGCTGCCGGGTGGTCTACATCGACAACGACCCGCTCGTCATGGCACACGCGCGTGCGCTGCTGGCCAGCACGCCGGAAGGCAGTTGCGACTACGTCGAAGCCGATCTGCGGCAGCCGGACGCGATCCTCGCGTCCGCGCGGCGGACGCTCGACTTCTCGCAGCCGATCGGGCTCATGCTCCTCGGCGTCGTCAACCACATCATGGACGACGATGTGGCGTACGGCTCCGTCGCACAACTGGTGCAGGCGATGCCCGCCGGCAGCTACCTGGTGCTCACCCACTCCACGGCGGAGATCCACGGCGAGCCGATGCTGCGCGTGATGCGGGAAACCACCGAACGCGGCGGCACGCCGATCCGCGCCAGGACCAAAATCGAGCTCGAACGCTTCTTCGGCGGGTTGGACCTGCTGGAACCCGGCGTCGTCACGTGCTCACGCTGGCGCCCCGACCCGGAGTCCGACGAGCCCGAGGTCTACCTTTTCGGCGGTGTCGGCCGCATCGGCTGA
- a CDS encoding helix-turn-helix domain-containing protein — protein MKSTRPAIAPGADGIHHCRDAAYVTRSPRRFWPSCTSDPVTTGPLDTLAVTVNVPRATLVRRFARHVGEPPLTYLTRWHLNVVARALRDTIVHRMGCTSEFAFNRAFARLHGQPPGR, from the coding sequence GTGAAGAGCACCAGACCCGCGATCGCCCCGGGTGCCGACGGGATCCACCACTGCCGGGACGCTGCCTACGTGACCCGCTCACCGCGCAGGTTCTGGCCGTCCTGCACGAGCGACCCGGTCACGACTGGCCCCCTGGACACCCTCGCCGTGACGGTCAACGTCCCCCGTGCCACCCTTGTGCGGCGCTTCGCCCGCCACGTCGGCGAACCACCACTGACCTACCTCACCCGCTGGCACCTCAACGTGGTCGCCCGCGCGCTACGCGACACCATCGTCCACCGGATGGGCTGTACCTCCGAGTTCGCCTTCAACCGCGCCTTCGCCCGCCTCCACGGCCAACCACCCGGCCGCTAA
- a CDS encoding transcriptional regulator: MLREALGISDSALSKHIKQLEDAGYLRLRRATLNGRRRTWAQLTPTGRRAFAAHVEALMEIASLARTSQHLPPPGLRPHQRPDEPNLRLRTTDVSTTRAEEYGHPCT; encoded by the coding sequence GTGCTGCGAGAGGCACTCGGGATCAGCGACTCGGCACTGTCCAAGCACATCAAACAGTTGGAGGATGCAGGCTACCTCAGGCTGCGCAGGGCTACGCTCAACGGTCGCCGACGGACGTGGGCGCAGCTTACGCCTACCGGACGGCGGGCCTTCGCCGCACATGTCGAAGCGCTGATGGAGATCGCATCGCTCGCGCGCACCTCCCAGCATCTCCCCCCGCCCGGTCTCCGACCACACCAGCGCCCCGACGAGCCCAACCTGCGGCTCAGGACGACCGACGTGTCGACGACGCGCGCAGAGGAGTACGGACATCCATGCACATGA
- a CDS encoding discoidin domain-containing protein, translated as MDRTQASGSAALRWLRDTVAIVGDAEGGTIAELARSIPPVAGVVTVVGQLSGPADWRAVAESLPIAVPPRTSAMLAVAGAGSAAVGVAGPAPAAVVAEQLGSEVLAPAGRLLLVPGAALFAVEGFRRFRPGAAPVPAGRRHPAPAWEAAIDSLSAGGSHGLTRVAIPAGLWVYPQRPDTTAPGPDDLAYAIPVDVERPVLLVGRPGHPTPDVDEVAAVVDALPVELRTRLIVVPYGPGAMVCRELTRTLCDRWRGTVTMATGLPTLDTAGRTVAIAVDAEPARCWPQPVRQIVFPPSGVPRVIGPVEALASLASAGSAPAETTIYRWNERWVVEAVQCGLWVRPPFAGRHGPVVRDRPWNPGRLEVFVGVPGNPPGDDVRSVIHELLARLPAAARRRVVISPVEVARDLGLGLAPSNDAPDIVLVNDGTEPPEWWRADPRLFSVLVGSAAGDQVVTQAGEVGPGELGEIVATHDGWAGRPILLLSADPVPREFCQRLSDQLQAAVVNGGPPNGDWSAVLPRRIGRDEPRSVQLTGAFPFPDDDLTALVEVPLGESARAGRPADFGIRSTLDLRVKRDAAGEVHHRDAMPPTTTPMPDPVLVVGRGPDADRPFRLFDIPAGVWFVATAVATQRPGWAHSGVRIRLDVEQIDQVNLQLLANYLGAEVMVPADRLHDHSGGDTAGLWHTRSRSPAAHRSDPARAYADLPQAEHPDVTAGIRYAVALRGLPDRAVPADPPVARALLERPAPVSRPAAGGEQAWAPVEAPGDRAGPASGGPLVNRIHQRADDAGLADSEADDVTEQSAHPTAEVIPAGVAPAEVEAGEPDEVESGPAAAITECDAGKPEALVTPGPARQKPVTDRPPALIPVPVPALSAPTVPLRVSAPAEQPATLHTRRNVRAGLVAAAFVAIVALASGAVTQILDADDAVAEPPPSNLQVTTALAPTLAATPGADSVESATPPITPVGSTPAVASSTVAVSRTEPAPGPTTAGPPAPVRTTAPAPAPVRTTAPATPVSGRTNSGGRNLALDASATASSIEGTNWAAKLAVDGDGSTRWSSAWQDPQWIKVDLGENWVVTEVRLSWESAHASAYRVELSRDGVNWTTVFSTSNGTGGSLVVDVPSLVARYVRMYGTSRSGTYGYSLYELEVR; from the coding sequence ATGGACCGAACACAGGCATCGGGTTCGGCGGCGCTCCGCTGGCTCCGCGACACGGTCGCCATCGTCGGCGATGCCGAGGGTGGGACGATCGCGGAACTGGCCCGGTCGATCCCTCCGGTCGCCGGCGTTGTAACGGTCGTTGGACAGCTCAGCGGACCGGCGGACTGGCGAGCGGTTGCCGAGTCGCTCCCGATCGCGGTTCCCCCTCGCACCTCGGCGATGCTGGCTGTCGCCGGCGCCGGCTCAGCCGCAGTCGGCGTGGCGGGCCCGGCCCCGGCGGCGGTGGTCGCCGAGCAGCTCGGGTCCGAGGTGCTGGCCCCGGCCGGTAGGCTGCTCCTGGTTCCCGGTGCTGCACTGTTCGCCGTCGAAGGGTTCCGACGGTTCCGCCCGGGGGCAGCGCCGGTTCCCGCCGGGCGGCGGCACCCGGCGCCCGCCTGGGAGGCCGCCATAGATTCTCTCTCGGCGGGCGGCAGCCACGGTCTGACCCGGGTCGCGATCCCGGCCGGCCTGTGGGTCTATCCGCAGCGACCGGATACGACCGCACCGGGACCGGACGATCTGGCCTACGCCATCCCGGTCGATGTGGAGCGGCCGGTCCTGCTGGTCGGGCGCCCCGGTCACCCGACACCTGATGTGGACGAGGTGGCGGCAGTGGTCGACGCCCTCCCGGTCGAGCTCCGTACCCGCCTGATCGTCGTGCCCTACGGCCCCGGAGCGATGGTCTGCCGAGAGCTGACCCGGACACTGTGTGACCGCTGGCGCGGCACCGTCACGATGGCTACCGGTCTGCCGACGCTGGACACGGCTGGCCGGACGGTGGCGATCGCTGTCGACGCCGAACCGGCACGCTGCTGGCCGCAACCCGTCCGCCAGATTGTCTTCCCGCCGTCCGGGGTGCCTCGGGTGATAGGGCCGGTCGAGGCGCTCGCCAGCCTGGCCTCTGCTGGATCCGCTCCGGCCGAGACCACCATCTACCGGTGGAACGAGCGATGGGTGGTCGAGGCCGTACAGTGCGGGTTGTGGGTCCGCCCGCCGTTCGCCGGCCGACACGGTCCGGTGGTGCGTGACCGGCCGTGGAATCCGGGCAGACTGGAAGTCTTCGTCGGAGTGCCCGGCAACCCGCCAGGTGACGACGTCCGGTCGGTGATACACGAACTGTTGGCCCGGCTGCCTGCCGCGGCTCGTCGGCGGGTCGTCATCTCCCCGGTGGAGGTGGCGAGAGACCTGGGGCTGGGCCTCGCACCGAGTAACGACGCGCCCGACATCGTGCTCGTCAACGACGGAACTGAACCGCCCGAGTGGTGGCGGGCCGATCCGCGGCTGTTCTCCGTACTGGTTGGCTCCGCTGCCGGTGACCAGGTGGTGACCCAGGCCGGTGAGGTAGGACCGGGCGAGCTCGGCGAGATCGTCGCGACGCACGATGGATGGGCCGGGCGGCCGATCCTGTTGCTGTCGGCTGATCCGGTGCCACGCGAGTTCTGCCAACGGCTGTCCGACCAGCTCCAGGCAGCGGTGGTCAACGGCGGCCCGCCCAACGGTGACTGGTCAGCAGTCCTGCCCCGGCGGATCGGGCGGGACGAGCCGAGATCGGTTCAGCTCACCGGCGCGTTTCCGTTCCCGGACGACGACCTGACGGCACTGGTCGAGGTGCCGCTGGGAGAATCGGCTCGGGCGGGCCGACCGGCGGACTTCGGTATCCGGTCGACGCTGGACCTACGAGTCAAGCGGGATGCTGCCGGCGAGGTGCATCACCGGGACGCAATGCCGCCGACCACCACGCCCATGCCCGACCCGGTACTCGTGGTCGGTCGGGGCCCGGACGCCGACCGACCGTTCCGATTGTTCGACATCCCGGCCGGAGTGTGGTTCGTAGCCACCGCGGTCGCGACGCAACGGCCGGGATGGGCGCACAGTGGCGTCCGGATCAGGCTGGACGTCGAGCAGATCGACCAGGTGAACCTTCAGTTGCTCGCCAACTACCTCGGTGCCGAGGTCATGGTGCCTGCTGACCGGCTCCACGACCATTCAGGCGGAGACACCGCAGGCCTGTGGCATACGCGATCCCGCTCGCCAGCGGCGCACCGCAGTGATCCGGCGCGGGCGTACGCCGACCTACCTCAGGCCGAGCATCCGGACGTCACGGCCGGCATCCGGTACGCAGTCGCCCTGCGCGGCCTACCAGATCGTGCGGTGCCTGCGGATCCGCCGGTCGCGCGCGCCCTGCTCGAACGGCCGGCACCGGTCTCTCGGCCCGCCGCGGGCGGCGAACAGGCATGGGCCCCTGTCGAGGCGCCGGGCGACCGAGCCGGTCCGGCATCCGGCGGTCCGCTCGTCAACCGTATCCACCAGCGAGCAGATGACGCCGGTCTTGCCGACTCTGAGGCTGACGACGTCACCGAGCAGTCGGCTCATCCGACAGCTGAGGTGATCCCCGCCGGGGTGGCCCCGGCGGAAGTCGAGGCTGGGGAACCAGACGAAGTCGAGTCCGGGCCGGCGGCGGCTATCACCGAGTGTGACGCCGGGAAGCCCGAGGCGCTGGTGACCCCGGGCCCGGCGCGGCAGAAGCCGGTCACCGACCGGCCCCCGGCCTTGATCCCTGTGCCAGTGCCGGCGCTGTCCGCTCCCACGGTACCGCTCCGGGTTTCGGCACCCGCCGAGCAGCCGGCCACACTGCACACCCGGCGGAATGTGCGGGCTGGTCTCGTGGCGGCGGCATTCGTCGCGATCGTGGCGCTAGCCAGCGGTGCTGTGACGCAGATCCTGGACGCCGACGACGCGGTGGCCGAGCCACCCCCGTCGAATCTGCAGGTGACGACCGCACTGGCACCGACACTGGCGGCCACGCCCGGGGCCGACAGCGTCGAATCGGCTACCCCGCCGATCACCCCGGTCGGGTCGACCCCGGCCGTCGCGTCGTCGACGGTTGCAGTCAGCCGGACAGAACCGGCACCGGGTCCGACGACCGCCGGCCCGCCGGCTCCGGTCCGGACGACCGCCCCGGCACCGGCCCCGGTCCGGACGACCGCCCCGGCCACGCCGGTCAGCGGGCGGACGAACTCGGGCGGTCGCAATCTGGCCCTCGACGCCTCGGCAACCGCATCCAGCATCGAGGGCACGAACTGGGCGGCGAAGCTCGCCGTCGACGGCGACGGGAGCACCCGGTGGAGCAGCGCGTGGCAGGACCCGCAGTGGATCAAAGTTGATCTCGGTGAGAACTGGGTCGTTACCGAGGTACGCCTGTCCTGGGAGTCCGCTCACGCGTCGGCCTACCGTGTGGAGTTGTCCCGCGACGGGGTGAACTGGACGACGGTGTTCAGCACCAGCAACGGGACGGGCGGCAGCCTGGTCGTCGATGTGCCGTCGCTCGTTGCCCGCTATGTGCGCATGTACGGCACCTCCAGGTCGGGCACCTACGGGTACTCGTTGTACGAATTGGAGGTACGTTGA
- a CDS encoding transposase family protein, which translates to MHDRKAFDVSGIAARWAGHYAPGGPGMIGDKGYQGAGIASPYKKPRGRELTEVRRACNTALNRLRAAVERAIAHLKCWKVLKTGFRRSLEQFPATLLTVTKLEIFRVYGLR; encoded by the coding sequence ATGCACGACCGGAAGGCCTTCGACGTGTCCGGGATCGCCGCCCGGTGGGCAGGCCACTACGCACCCGGCGGGCCCGGGATGATCGGTGACAAGGGCTACCAGGGTGCCGGCATCGCGAGTCCGTACAAGAAGCCCCGGGGTCGGGAGTTGACCGAGGTCCGACGTGCGTGCAACACCGCGCTCAACCGGCTCCGCGCCGCCGTTGAACGCGCGATCGCCCACCTGAAGTGTTGGAAGGTTCTCAAGACCGGATTCCGCAGATCGCTGGAACAGTTCCCCGCCACATTACTTACGGTAACCAAGTTGGAGATCTTTCGCGTTTACGGATTGCGTTGA
- a CDS encoding transposase family protein, with the protein MTGLDSDQVDWLVEQVDALLDWDLPVGRPRALPLDTALVMVLFGLRHNLAPDVLGEVFGCGSTTVERYQDELEPLVDEVLTPLYERVRDQARRDAVLVDGLVAPVGERDDVDGLFSEKKGFCGQNVQVVANLAGRVVDVGDPCPGACTTGRPSTCPGSPPGGQATTHPAGPG; encoded by the coding sequence ATGACCGGGTTGGACTCCGATCAAGTCGACTGGTTGGTCGAGCAGGTGGACGCGCTGCTGGACTGGGACCTGCCGGTGGGACGGCCGCGGGCGTTGCCGCTGGACACGGCGCTGGTGATGGTGCTGTTCGGGCTGCGGCACAACCTCGCGCCGGACGTGCTCGGTGAGGTGTTCGGCTGCGGCTCGACGACCGTGGAGCGCTACCAGGACGAGTTGGAACCGTTGGTGGACGAGGTGTTGACCCCGTTGTACGAGCGGGTCCGTGACCAGGCCCGCCGGGACGCGGTCCTGGTCGATGGTCTGGTCGCGCCGGTCGGGGAACGCGACGACGTCGACGGGTTGTTCTCCGAGAAGAAGGGTTTCTGCGGGCAGAACGTGCAGGTGGTCGCCAACCTCGCGGGACGGGTGGTCGACGTGGGTGATCCGTGTCCGGGGGCATGCACGACCGGAAGGCCTTCGACGTGTCCGGGATCGCCGCCCGGTGGGCAGGCCACTACGCACCCGGCGGGCCCGGGATGA